A window from Triticum aestivum cultivar Chinese Spring chromosome 6D, IWGSC CS RefSeq v2.1, whole genome shotgun sequence encodes these proteins:
- the LOC123145490 gene encoding transcription factor TCP14: MDIAGDAGGGRRPNFPLQLLEKKEEQPCSSSAAGGTSAGGGNGAATGGAAGGEMQVRKVVPKRTSTKDRHTKVEGRGRRIRMPALCAARVFQLTRELGHKTDGETIEWLLQQAEPAVIAATGTGTIPANFTSLNISLRSSGSSLSIPAHLRGALPSPGVRFGSRADAWDRVVGLGYPPEGPASSSSTPSPLLLNFHSGSVGLDVQPSPSAAAAAAAADLSRKRRWEQEMQQQQQQHQQQQQQQQYQQQMAGYTQSQMPGTVWMVPSNNAQGSGAPSGGGNGGGGGGSGESIWTFPQVGSAGAAAAVYRGSVPSGLHFMNFPAPMALLPGQQLGLGPVGASGGGGGEGQMGILAALNAYRTQAAEAAAGQGGGGGGGSSSQQQHGGGGGGGERHESMSTSES, translated from the coding sequence ATGGACATCGCCGGAGACGCCGGGGGCGGCCGGAGGCCCAACTTCCCCTTGCAGCTCCTCGAGAAGAAGGAGGAGCAACCGTGCTCCAGCTCGGCTGCGGGGGGCACCTCGGCGGGCGGCGGGAATGGAGCAGCCACTGGCGGTGCCGCCGGAGGGGAGATGCAGGTGCGGAAGGTGGTGCCCAAGCGGACGTCGACCAAGGACCGGCACACCAAGGTGGAGGGCCGGGGACGGCGCATCCGGATGCCTGCGCTGTGCGCGGCGAGGGTGTTCCAGCTAACCCGGGAGCTGGGGCACAAGACGGACGGCGAGACCATCGAGTGGCTGCTGCAGCAGGCGGAGCCGGCGGTGATCGCGGCCACCGGCACCGGCACCATCCCGGCCAACTTCACCTCCCTCAACATCTCCCTCCGCTCATCTGGCTCCTCGCTCTCCATCCCGGCCCACCTCCGCGGGGCCTTGCCGAGCCCCGGCGTAAGGTTCGGCTCCCGTGCCGACGCGTGGGACCGGGTTGTCGGACTCGGGTACCCGCCCGAAGGCCCCGCCTCGTCttcgtcgacgccgtcgccgctgTTGCTCAACTTCCACTCGGGCAGCGTCGGTCTTGACGTGCAGCCCTCGCCGtcagccgctgccgctgccgcagcCGCCGACCTTTCGAGGAAGCGGCGATGGGAGCAAGaaatgcagcagcagcaacaacaacaccagcagcagcaacagcaacaacagtacCAGCAGCAGATGGCGGGGTACACGCAGAGCCAAATGCCAGGCACCGTCTGGATGGTGCCAAGCAACAACGCGCAGGGCAGCGGGGCGCCTTCCGGCGGCGGaaacggcggcggtggaggaggaagTGGTGAGTCGATCTGGACTTTCCCGCAGGTGGGCAGCGCCGGCGCCGCGGCTGCCGTGTATCGTGGGAGCGTGCCAAGCGGGCTACATTTCATGAACTTCCCTGCACCGATGGCGCTGCTACCCGGCCAGCAGCTGGGGCTCGGCCCAGTGGGAGccagcggcggtggcggaggcgagggGCAGATGGGGATCCTCGCCGCGCTGAACGCGTACCGGACACAGGCGGCGGAAGCAGCGGCGGggcaaggaggcggcggcggaggaggatcgTCTAGCCAGCAGCAAcacggaggtggtggtggcggcggcgagcggcaTGAGAGCATGAGCACCAGCGAGTCGTAG